The segment TCGGAAACAGAAAGATAAGAACAAATACAACCCATTTTCTCTTTTTAGACACGTAGAATCACCTCCTGGATGATCGAGCTTACAAAATCAAATAATTGATCAAATAAAACATAAAGTACAAAAACAACTAATACGGTTAGGAACATACCAAATAAGGTAATTAAAATATTGCGAACTGTTCCCCAAAATGTATAATCATGGATTTCTTTTATTGTGATAAATAAGTATACAATGGATAGCATAATCATCACTTGCATAGCAAATGTGTAGATAAATGCTTCATTATACGTCAGAGCATTGGAGATAATGGAAACTGGTAGTATGAATATGATGACTGGTGCTAAAGAGTAAATCGTCCCAATATATACATCTCTAAACCTGCCTTCACCATCTGTGATCGTACTAACTAAATAGTTGATCAATACGAAAAGGAGAAGTGGAATCAGCACCGTACCTATTTCTAAGAATACATTTAGCTCTTCAATCACCGAATTTTTAAATAAAAATCCTGTCCAATAGATTTTTACAATATATTCAACTACTAATACCATATAAAGAATACTTGCAGATAAAATGGATACTTTTTCCGATTCTTTCAAATAATACAAACTATCAATCGGATGTCTTAAAAACCGGAATATAAAAAGCAACTCATCTATTAGCTTTTGTTGTTTCATTTTATTTCCAATGTATCTCACTGGCTGCAAAATATTTTTTCTTTTATCTACCATTCGAATGATGAAACGGGCAAATAATAATACAAACAATACGATAAATACTGTAGCTAAGTTATTTTCCAGCCATCGATAACGAATTTCCCAAAACGTATTAGAATATCCTTCTTTATTGTTTGCTAATTTATACTCAACAAGTGCTTCATCATACTGTTGTTGCTTGTAGAGTGCTTCTCCCTTAGCCGTATGTGCCAATCCAAAAGAAGCATTTAGACGGAGAATTTCATCCCAGTATTTCTCACTTTGAACATAAAAACCTTCATCAAATAACTTTAAGCCTTCATGAAGAATCGATGTAAATTGAGTAGGTTCAAAAACTTGAATTACACCCTGCTCACGATCAGAAACATAAAGTTTTCCTGCATTGTCAACCTCTATCCCTGTTGGCTGCATTGTAAGCCCAAGACGATTCGTTTCGCTCGCTTTACCACCAAAAGTAAATAGTAAATTCCCTGTAGCATTATACTCGGAAATTATTCCATCACTATCAATCGTATAAATATTCCCTATTTTTCCTACTGCAAGATCAGTTAGATTTGTTTTCTCAGCTATGTCAGGAGGCAGTAGATTCCCACCTGCTATATTTAGCTTTCGAACTGCTTCCCACGTGGTACCGGAAGTAACAGTATATACAAGACCGCGATCGTCAATAGATATGTTACTTGGTGCTGGAGGTACTTTCATAAAAAGCTTCGACTTTTGTTGCTCGGTGACCAAACGATCTTGGATGAATGTTCCTACAGAAGGCTTTAATGTATTAGCGCCATAGTATCCAAGAAACGTCCCATCTTGACTTAGCTGAATAATCCCGTTTGTTGCACTTTCTCCAATTACATATAGGTTACCGCGTTGATCAACAGAAATCTTCTGTGGCTTATAAGGTGCGCTTTTACCGAACAATGGTGATGTCGGTCTAGTGTATTCCTTAACAAGCGTTCCGTTCGCTGAAAATTTTAGTACTTTTTGGCTGCCATAATCAGCAACATATACGGCATTTTCTGTAGCATAGACACCCATTGGTTGCTTTAATAAATCTTGCCCGTAAACCTGTAATATGTTCCCTTGCTCATCTAGCTTTGTTACCGTTCTTGTTCCAGAATCAGCGACATACACATTGTTCTCATTATCAATATAAATATCTTCTGGATTTCGCAAATTCGTCTCTTTTGCAAATAAACCTATTGGAATATAAGCTGTTTGCGTTTCGATTACATTTCCATCAGCTGTAATTGTTTCTGTCTTATATGGGACAGAAACGGAAGCAGAGGAATGTGTGGGAAACAATATAGTTAACCAAAGGCAGAATATTGCAATGAAAAGATTCCTCATTTCCCTTCCTCCTAATGATTACTTAATACCTGAATGTGCCATGGTGTTCATCACCTTACTTTGCATAAAAATGAATATTATTAGATTCGGTATGAACATGATGAGGGAGGCGGCTGCAAGCATTCCTTGCCCTGCTACGGAGTTACCTCCAGTATCAGATGCTAATGTCGACATATAAAAAGCGAACGTCTTTAAATTCTCATCATTCACAAATAAAGTGGACGTCTCAGCATTGTTCCAGACTGCTTGAAAAGCAAGAATTGAGATCGTAGCAATCGCTGGTTTAACTAAAGGAATAATGATTTTTATAAATATTTGAAAATCATTAGCACCGTCCATTTTTGCAGCTTCGATCAATTCGTTCGGAATTTGATCAATAAACTGTTTGACTAAAAATAATCCAACCGGCATAGCCAGTAGAGGAAAAATATGTGCAAAAAAAGTATCTAATAAATGAATTTCATCAATTAGCAAATATCTTGGGATCGTTACAGCTGCAGGAACGAACATAAGCGCAATGGTGTTAATCTCAAAAAGGGTTTTCTTTAATTTAAACTCTTTCTTCGATAGCGCAAAACCAGCCATCGTACTGATTAGCACAGTAAACACAACTACTATGATAGTAACTACAATACTATTAAATAAGTAACGTGACATCGGAACACCCGTTGCATTCGTATTACTTAAGAGATCTCGAAAATTTTCAAGTGTCGGTTTTTGCACAAAAAACCTTGGTGGATAAGCAAAAAGTTCATCAATTGGTTTCAATGCATGTGAAAATATATAAACGATTGGCATAATCATAAAAAGCGCTACTAGTATCAAAATCACATAAAACTTCAATTGACTTATATGAAATTTATCAGGATTGATCTTTGTACCTTGAAAAGATGCCATTTTTAACACCCCTCACAGATTAGTTGCATAGTAGATATAAGTTAATCTTTCTCTGCAAAAAACTTTGTTGCAATTCTTGAGAACGCATATATAAATAATAATAACAACACGGATAATGCTGCAGCATAGCCCATTTCATATCGAATAAACCCAAAGTCCTCCAGGTGATTTACGATTAACTGACCGGCGTATTGTGGCGTTGGATTTTGACCAGAAAGCTCTACCCCTATCGCCCCAGCCTGGAACGTGGTCACAACTGCCATAACAGCACCAAAAAGCATCTGCGGCTTCATGGACGGAATAGTAATGTAAATGATTTCTTGGAAACGATTTCTAATACCGTCAATATATCCTGCTTCATAAATTTCTTTATTAATATTTAATACGCCTGACAACATAGCTAGAAATCCTACTCCCATGCTTCCCCATAAAGTAACGATAATCATAATGACCATTAAGTATTCAGGAGATTGGAGAAATTGGATCGGTTCATTAATAAATCCCGATGAGATCAGGAAGTGATTCAGATATCCCGTCTCCGAACCACTAAAGATAATCTTCCAAACAACAGCCGTCGCAATCCCCGCGGTCATCGATGGTGAATAGAGTATTAAAGCAAGCACCGTACGAGGCCCTTTTGTAATTTGTGCCAACATCCACGCTAATAAAAATGCAAGTATATAACCGCCAGGACCGACAATAAGCGAGAAAATTAATGTATTAGGCAAAACAAACTGCATAAAAGTATTGTCCTGTGTCAAGATGTTTACATAATTATCTAAACCTATAAATTTTGGCATTTCAATCGTATTGAAATACGTAAAAGATAGCCCAATCGCAATTACAACTGGTACAACAATAAAAGTTATAAACAATATTAAATAGGGCGCCAGAAATACAGAAGTACTAAGTTGATTTTTTTTATTCTTCATTGCCCTCTAGCCACCCTTTCACCTTTTCAATAGTAGGAATTGGATAAGGCTTCACCATTTCACCATTTTTCACATATCCGAATTCCGTCAATTTTCTACGCATC is part of the Bacillaceae bacterium S4-13-56 genome and harbors:
- a CDS encoding sugar ABC transporter permease — protein: MKNKKNQLSTSVFLAPYLILFITFIVVPVVIAIGLSFTYFNTIEMPKFIGLDNYVNILTQDNTFMQFVLPNTLIFSLIVGPGGYILAFLLAWMLAQITKGPRTVLALILYSPSMTAGIATAVVWKIIFSGSETGYLNHFLISSGFINEPIQFLQSPEYLMVIMIIVTLWGSMGVGFLAMLSGVLNINKEIYEAGYIDGIRNRFQEIIYITIPSMKPQMLFGAVMAVVTTFQAGAIGVELSGQNPTPQYAGQLIVNHLEDFGFIRYEMGYAAALSVLLLLFIYAFSRIATKFFAEKD
- a CDS encoding carbohydrate ABC transporter permease yields the protein MASFQGTKINPDKFHISQLKFYVILILVALFMIMPIVYIFSHALKPIDELFAYPPRFFVQKPTLENFRDLLSNTNATGVPMSRYLFNSIVVTIIVVVFTVLISTMAGFALSKKEFKLKKTLFEINTIALMFVPAAVTIPRYLLIDEIHLLDTFFAHIFPLLAMPVGLFLVKQFIDQIPNELIEAAKMDGANDFQIFIKIIIPLVKPAIATISILAFQAVWNNAETSTLFVNDENLKTFAFYMSTLASDTGGNSVAGQGMLAAASLIMFIPNLIIFIFMQSKVMNTMAHSGIK